The window GCTATTTCAGCCGGGCTGCTTTTTCATCCATCCATAAACAGGATCAGCTCCCTTATTTGTTCATGTGTTTCCGGGAAAAGGCATCCCTGTATTGGGATGGGGTGATCCCTTCTGTTTTTTTAAATACCTTCATAAACAGTTTTTCATCCTGAAACCCGCATAATTTTCCTATGGTCCGGACCTTTAAGCTGATGTCGTTGGTAAGGAGGTTTTTTGAAACGGCGATCCTTGTCCGGTTGATGTAATTGCTTAAGGGGTAACCGGTGTATTTTTTAAATAAGCCGGAAAGGTAAGTGGGGTTGTAGCCGAACATCTGGGATAAGCTCTGCACGGTTAAGGGCTGGTTGTAATTCAGCCTGATCCATTCAATGATATTGACCATTGAGGTGGGAATATTATGCCTGGTCAAATCAGGGATGAACAGCGCCTCCGTGCCCAGCTCCAGCAAAAGAGCGCTTAAAATGTAATGGCAGCGGTAGGTGGCCGCATAATTTTCCCTTTTTGCAGTATCAAGAAGCTGGACAAAAAAGAGAGAAGACCGGTTGTCGTTTGGCAGGGTCCCGTATTCCGGGAGGATGTAA of the Lacrimispora indolis DSM 755 genome contains:
- a CDS encoding helix-turn-helix transcriptional regulator; the encoded protein is MIYLVSNVKFSIHYLSSGNLTNNFNFVHPDRKLDSHVLIIVRKGTLHITQGNANHDIGPDQFIILFAGQRHFGYKPSEEPLSYYWTHFTIPDPDYKYYSPSSLKRNLEIWNAGPVQTPFTMTNYILPEYGTLPNDNRSSLFFVQLLDTAKRENYAATYRCHYILSALLLELGTEALFIPDLTRHNIPTSMVNIIEWIRLNYNQPLTVQSLSQMFGYNPTYLSGLFKKYTGYPLSNYINRTRIAVSKNLLTNDISLKVRTIGKLCGFQDEKLFMKVFKKTEGITPSQYRDAFSRKHMNK